One segment of Salvelinus alpinus chromosome 1, SLU_Salpinus.1, whole genome shotgun sequence DNA contains the following:
- the LOC139542082 gene encoding ferritin, middle subunit-like — MESQIRQNYHHDCEAAINRMINMEMFASYTYTSMAFYFSRDDVALSGFAHFFKENSDEEREHADKLLSFQNKRGGRILLQDIKKPERDEWGNGLEAMQCALQLEKNVNQALLDLHKIASGKVDPHLCDFLETHYLNEQVEAIKKLGDHITNLTKMDAVKNKMAEYLFDKHTLGGQS; from the exons ATGGAGTCTCAGATCCGCCAGAACTATCACCACGATTGCGAAGCTGCAATCAACCGGATGATCAACATGGAGATGTTTGCCTCCTACACCTACACGTCAATG GCTTTCTATTTCTCCCGTGACGATGTGGCTCTGTCTGGCTTCGCGCATTTCTTCAAGGAGAACAGCGACGAGGAGCGCGAGCACGCCGACAAGCTACTTTCTTTCCAGAACAAGAGAGGTGGACGCATTTTACTCCAGGACATCAAG AAGCCAGAACGTGATGAGTGGGGCAATGGGCTGGAGGCCATGCAGTGTGCTCTGCAGCTGGAGAAGAATGTGAACCAGGCCCTACTGGACCTGCACAAGATTGCCTCTGGCAAGGTTGACCCCCAT CTGTGTGACTTCCTGGAGACCCATTACCTGAATGAGCAGGTGGAGGCCATTAAGAAGCTGGGAGACCACATCACCAACCTCACCAAGATGGATGCTGTCAAAAACAAGATGGCAGAGTACCTGTTTGACAAGCACACCCTGGGAGGCCAGAGCTAA
- the LOC139542334 gene encoding ferritin, middle subunit-like → MESQIRQNYHHDCEAAINRMINMEMFASYTYTSMAFYFSRDDVALSGFAHFFKENSDEEREHADKLLSFQNKRGGRILLQDIKKPERDEWGNGLEAMQCALQLEKNVNQALLDLHKIASDKVDPHLCDFLETHYLNEQVEAIKKLGDHITNLTKMDAVNNKIAEYLFDKHTLGGQS, encoded by the exons ATGGAGTCTCAGATCCGCCAGAACTATCACCACGATTGTGAAGCTGCAATCAACCGGATGATCAACATGGAGATGTTTGCCTCCTACACCTACACGTCAATG GCTTTCTATTTCTCCCGTGACGATGTGGCTCTGTCTGGCTTCGCGCATTTCTTCAAGGAGAACAGCGACGAGGAGCGCGAGCACGCCGACAAGCTACTCTCTTTCCAGAACAAGAGAGGTGGACGCATTCTACTCCAGGACATCAAG AAGCCAGAACGTGATGAGTGGGGCAATGGGCTGGAGGCCATGCAGTGTGCTCTACAGCTGGAGAAGAATGTGAACCAGGCCCTGCTGGACCTGCACAAGATTGCCTCTGACAAGGTTGACCCCCAT CTGTGTGACTTCCTGGAGACCCATTACCTGAATGAGCAGGTGGAGGCCATTAAGAAGCTGGGAGACCACATCACCAACCTCACCAAGATGGATGCTGTCAACAACAAGATAGCAGAGTACCTGTTTGACAAGCACACCCTGGGAGGCCAGAGTTAA
- the LOC139541872 gene encoding ferritin, middle subunit-like yields the protein MESQIRQNYHHDCEAAINRMINMEMFASYTYTSMAFYFSRDDVALSGFAHFFKENSDEEREHADKLLSFQNKRGGRILLQDIKKPERDEWGNGLEAMQCALQLEKNVNQALLDLHKIASGKVDPHLCDFLETHYLNEQVEAIKKLGDHITNLTKMDAVKNKMAEYLFDKHTLGGQS from the exons ATGGAGTCTCAGATCCGCCAGAACTATCACCACGATTGTGAAGCTGCCATCAACCGGATGATCAACATGGAGATGTTCGCCTCCTACACCTACACTTCAATG GCTTTCTATTTCTCCCGTGACGATGTGGCTCTGTCTGGCTTCGCGCATTTCTTCAAGGAGAACAGCGACGAGGAGCGTGAGCACGCCGACAAGCTACTCTCTTTCCAGAACAAGAGAGGTGGACGCATTTTACTCCAGGACATCAAG AAGCCAGAACGTGATGAGTGGGGCAATGGGCTGGAGGCCATGCAGTGTGCTCTGCAGCTGGAGAAGAATGTGAACCAGGCCCTACTGGACCTGCACAAGATTGCCTCTGGCAAGGTTGACCCCCAT CTGTGTGACTTCCTGGAGACCCATTACCTGAATGAGCAGGTGGAGGCCATTAAGAAGCTGGGAGACCACATCACCAACCTCACCAAGATGGATGCTGTCAAAAACAAGATGGCAGAGTACCTGTTTGACAAGCACACCCTGGGAGGCCAGAGCTAA